The Oscillospiraceae bacterium genome includes the window TATCCCAATTTTTCAAATAAATAAAGATTCTCTTTTTCCTGCAGAATCGTATCGAGGCACCAATAATCGGATCCATATAGTTTCTCGATTTCCATCATAGCCGTCTGTGCGTATCCGTTATCCCTGTATTCAGACATAATCCAAATAGGAGAAATAC containing:
- a CDS encoding GNAT family N-acetyltransferase, whose translation is ISPIWIMSEYRDNGYAQTAMMEIEKLYGSDYWCLDTILQEKENLYLFEKLGYHQTGKVEYIKDGMDIEFYEKN